The proteins below come from a single Chryseobacterium capnotolerans genomic window:
- a CDS encoding DUF1579 domain-containing protein: MKNLLAIISLAFLCTACEKGKTSALDSSDKKDSAATTSEWKPVDSAAATKAWMEFATPGDMHKMLAKFDGNWTGATSMWMDDSGKAVTSTSECTNKMIFEGRYQVSNYKGNFMGMPFEGMSIMGYDNAKKKFVSTWIDNMGTGLMHAEGDWNPAKKSIDFKGKMTDPSRPGKECEVREVYTFTDDNNHTLEMYGPNPKTGKEMKTMEIKFTRKK; encoded by the coding sequence ATGAAAAATTTATTAGCAATCATTTCTCTCGCTTTCTTATGTACAGCATGTGAGAAAGGGAAAACAAGCGCTTTAGATAGTTCTGATAAAAAAGATTCTGCAGCCACCACATCTGAATGGAAACCAGTAGATTCTGCAGCCGCAACAAAAGCATGGATGGAATTTGCAACTCCAGGTGACATGCATAAAATGCTGGCGAAATTTGATGGAAACTGGACGGGTGCAACCAGTATGTGGATGGATGACAGTGGAAAAGCAGTGACTTCTACTTCTGAATGCACTAATAAAATGATTTTCGAAGGCCGTTATCAGGTAAGTAATTACAAAGGTAATTTTATGGGAATGCCCTTTGAAGGTATGAGTATTATGGGCTATGATAATGCCAAGAAAAAGTTTGTAAGCACATGGATTGATAATATGGGAACAGGATTAATGCATGCAGAAGGAGACTGGAATCCAGCTAAGAAATCAATTGATTTTAAAGGTAAAATGACCGATCCAAGCCGGCCGGGCAAAGAATGTGAGGTAAGAGAAGTTTATACCTTTACTGATGATAACAACCATACTTTGGAAATGTATGGACCCAATCCAAAAACAGGAAAGGAAATGAAAACAATGGAAATAAAATTCACCCGTAAAAAATAA